The following are encoded together in the Geobacter sulfurreducens PCA genome:
- the rplV gene encoding 50S ribosomal protein L22 codes for MEASAKLTFARLSPRKTRLVVDMVRGKGIQDALTILRFSPQASAKLVSKLLRSAVANAEQKGASDVDRLYVKSISVDGGPVLKRFVPRAMGRASKIRKPTSHITVVLADKQ; via the coding sequence ATGGAAGCCAGCGCAAAATTGACATTTGCCCGCCTTTCACCGCGCAAGACACGTCTTGTCGTAGACATGGTCAGGGGCAAGGGAATACAGGACGCACTCACTATTCTGCGTTTTTCGCCGCAGGCGTCTGCGAAACTCGTATCCAAGCTTCTTCGGTCAGCTGTTGCCAATGCCGAGCAGAAAGGCGCTTCAGACGTTGACCGCCTCTACGTAAAGAGCATTTCCGTGGACGGTGGACCGGTACTCAAGCGCTTCGTGCCGCGGGCAATGGGCAGGGCAAGCAAGATCAGAAAACCGACCAGCCACATCACGGTGGTTCTGGCAGACAAGCAATAA
- the rpsS gene encoding 30S ribosomal protein S19 produces the protein MARSIKKGPFVDDHVAKKVAAESAGSKKVIKTWSRRSTITPDFIGLTFAVHNGKKFIPVFVTENMVGHKLGEFAPTRTFHGHAADKKSKLKKK, from the coding sequence ATGGCTCGTTCGATAAAAAAAGGCCCCTTTGTAGATGATCATGTTGCCAAGAAGGTTGCCGCAGAGAGTGCAGGCTCCAAAAAGGTCATCAAGACATGGTCCAGGCGCTCTACCATTACTCCTGATTTCATCGGATTGACCTTTGCCGTGCACAACGGGAAGAAGTTTATTCCTGTCTTTGTCACTGAAAACATGGTGGGACATAAGCTTGGCGAATTCGCCCCGACGCGGACCTTTCACGGTCATGCGGCCGACAAGAAGAGCAAGCTCAAGAAGAAGTAA
- the rplB gene encoding 50S ribosomal protein L2: MAIKTYKPTSAGRRHQTCSAFDEITTSTPEKSLIVTIKKTGGRNSFGRITARHIGGGHKKKYRIIDFRRNKVEVPAKVASIEYDPNRSARIALLHYADGAKRYILAPLDLKVGDSIVASSNADIKPGNALPLRAIPLGTIIHNIELKIGKGGQLARSAGTFAQLMAKEGKYAQVKLPSGEVRMVLLDCMATIGQVGNIDHENVSIGKAGRSRWLGRRPKVRGVAMNPVDHPHGGGEGRTSGGRHPVTPWGIPTKGYKTRKNKTSTRFIVKKRSK; encoded by the coding sequence ATGGCGATCAAGACATATAAACCTACTTCGGCGGGACGCAGGCACCAGACGTGCTCTGCGTTTGATGAGATTACAACATCAACTCCCGAAAAGTCTCTCATTGTCACCATAAAGAAGACTGGCGGCCGTAATAGCTTCGGCAGGATTACTGCCCGTCATATCGGTGGTGGACACAAGAAAAAGTACCGCATAATTGATTTCCGCAGGAACAAAGTGGAAGTCCCGGCCAAAGTCGCGAGCATCGAGTACGATCCCAACAGAAGTGCGCGGATTGCTCTGCTCCACTATGCAGACGGTGCAAAGCGTTATATCCTCGCTCCGCTCGATCTCAAGGTGGGCGACAGCATCGTTGCCAGTTCGAATGCTGATATCAAGCCGGGCAATGCGCTTCCTTTGCGCGCAATCCCGCTGGGTACAATCATTCATAACATCGAGCTTAAAATCGGGAAGGGTGGCCAGCTTGCCCGCAGCGCAGGTACCTTTGCTCAGCTCATGGCCAAAGAAGGCAAGTATGCTCAGGTGAAGCTTCCGTCCGGCGAAGTGAGGATGGTGCTGCTTGATTGCATGGCTACCATCGGCCAGGTTGGCAATATCGATCACGAGAATGTGTCTATTGGCAAGGCGGGGCGTTCTCGCTGGCTTGGGCGCAGACCGAAGGTTCGCGGTGTTGCTATGAACCCGGTCGATCACCCCCATGGTGGTGGTGAGGGTCGTACTTCCGGTGGTCGTCACCCCGTAACTCCGTGGGGTATTCCGACCAAGGGTTACAAGACGCGCAAGAACAAGACTTCAACCCGCTTCATTGTTAAGAAGCGTTCGAAATAA
- a CDS encoding 50S ribosomal protein L23 — translation MNLYDVIKKPLITEKTTIEKDSKNVVSFEVDRDANKIEIKEAVEKLFKVEVAEVNTVNVAGKVKRFGRHYGKRSNWKKAYVTLKEGSSVDFFEI, via the coding sequence ATGAACCTGTACGACGTGATAAAGAAGCCACTCATCACTGAAAAGACAACCATCGAGAAGGATTCGAAGAACGTCGTCTCCTTCGAGGTCGACCGCGACGCGAACAAGATCGAGATCAAGGAAGCTGTTGAGAAGCTTTTCAAGGTCGAGGTCGCCGAAGTTAACACGGTCAATGTCGCTGGGAAGGTCAAGCGTTTCGGCCGTCACTATGGCAAGCGTTCCAACTGGAAGAAGGCGTACGTGACCCTGAAAGAGGGAAGCAGCGTCGATTTCTTCGAAATATAA